Within Haematobia irritans isolate KBUSLIRL chromosome 2, ASM5000362v1, whole genome shotgun sequence, the genomic segment GGGTTCCATGCCCCAGATTTCACGGGCATATTCGGCAATGGTACGATCCGAGGAGAATTTTCCACTGGAAGCGATATTGTTGATGGACATTTCCAACCATTTGGATTGATTCTGTAATGAAACATTTAAAACATTAGAATTATTGTGACGAAACATATATTGATTGGTGTCATACCTGATATGTTTTGGAGACAGCGTCTTGGGCCTTAATGTAGGCCTCATAATCAGCCAAAAGGTAATAATGAtcgtatttcaataaaatatcagCAATGTTTTTGAATTCATTTGGATTACCAGGACTAAAGAAGCCGCCGGAGATTTGATCGACGCACTGTTTGATCTCGGGATTAGTGTTGTAGTAGTCATAGGCATTGTAGCCTTTCTGTTTGAGTGCCTCAACCTCTGTAACGGTCATGCCAAagatgaaaatgttttcattgcCCATTTCCTCGGCCATTTCAACGTTAGCGCCGTCCAAGGTACCTACGGTGAGGGCACCGTTCAACATGAATTTCATGTTACCTGTTCCACTGGCTTCAGTACCAGCTGTCGAAATTTGCTCAGACAAATCAGCAGCAGGCATAATCTTCTCAGCCAAAGTAACGCGGTAATTCTCCAAGAAGATTACTTTAAGTTTGTCACCAACAATGGGGTCGTTGTTGACAACATTACCGACGGCGCAGATCAATTTAATGATCTGTTTGGCTACATAATAACCGGGGGCAGCTTTGCCGCCAATCATGATTGTGCGTGGGGCAAATTGGGCAGTGGGGTCCTTCTTGATGCGATTGTACAAAGTGATAATGTGTAAGCAGTTCAACAATTGACGTTTGTATTCATGAATACGTTTGACTTGGATGTCAAACATGGAGGCAGGATTAACTTTGACGCCATAATCCTTCTCCAAAATTTGtgccaatttaagtttgttCTCTTGCTTGACTCGGGCAACTTCACGTTGGAAGTTGGGGTCCTTGGCCCATTTCTTGAGAGCCACCAATTGCTCCAAATGGACGGGCCACTCGGTGCCGATCTTCTCACTGATTAGGTCGGACAAGCCAGGATTGCACATCAACAACCAACGACGTGGTGTGATACCATTGGTCTTGTTCTGGAACTTGTGGGGATCCATTTCGTAGAACAAGTGGAACAAGTCATCCTTTAGAATTTGAGAGTGGATGGCTGCCACACCGTTAACAGCATGTGAACCCACAATTGACAAATGGGCCATGTTGATACGTTTCTCACCATCTTCCTCCACCAAAGACATACGACGCATGCGCTCCAAGTCACCAGGGTAACGTTTCTTGATATTTTCCAAGTGCAAGAAATTGATGTGATAAATAATTTGCAAATGACGGGGCAAAATTGAATCTAACATGGAAACGGGCCAGCGTTCCAAAGCTTCGGGAAGGACGGTATGGTTGGTGTAGGCACAGGTACGTGTGGTGATCTCCCAAGCCTTGTCCCAATCCAGATGCTCTTCGTCAATCAAAATACGCATAAGTTCGGGAATGGCCAAAGATGGATGGGTGTCGTTCAATTGGATGGCAACCTTTTCGGGGAAGTGATCAAAGTGGGTACGGACGGCTTCGCGAGATCCGAATTTGGAGGCCTTGTAACGTCTTACAATATCCTGTAAGGTGGCGGCAACCATGAAGTACTCTTGCTTCAAACGCAATTCTTTACCCTCGAAGAAGTTATCATTGGGATACAAAACACGAGAGATATTCTCAGCCAAGTTACGATCCAACACAGCTTGGATGTAGTCACCATCGTTGactaaataaacataaaaatatgaGAATATATTAAATGCCTGAAATCTTATTCGCTGAATGCTTCACATTATGTACTTACAGAATTTCAAGTTGAAATCAATTGGAGATTTGGCAGACCACAATCTCAATGTATTGACATAATTGTTGCCATAGCCAGGAATGGGATTATCATAGGGCATAGCATATACGGTTTGTGTATCTACCCACTTTTTACCTTCGGGTGTATCAATAACGCGACCATAGAAACGGACAGGCAACATAAATTCTGGCCTGGCCTTTTCCCATGGGTTGCCAAAACGCAACCAATCATCGGGTTCCTCAACCTGTTCACCATTCTTGATCTTTTGGGCGAAAATACCATATTCATAGCGAATACCATAACCGTAAGCAGCTAATCCGAGTGTGGCCATAGAGTCGAGGAAACAGGCAGCCAAACGACCCAAACCACCATTACCCAAACCAGCATCTTCTTCCATTTCTTCCAAGCACTCGATATCGAGACCCAACTGGTACATGGCTTCTTCGCATTCACTTTGGATACCCAAATTGATCATGGTGTTGGTCAATGAACGACCCATGTAGTATTCCAAAGATAGATAGTAGACACGCTGAAAATCAAAATGGAAGGTATTATTTTCTAGTGTAATTAAAAAGATTTTCGATTTATTACTCTCATACACAAAAAGAGAATATTATGACTCGCACGGATTGGGAAAAAATGCTACGACTACATAGTTATCTAGAATCAAATTGGGGGTTACTATTCGTTTTGCTTGTTATTGTCATTATTGTAAATTTTCGTTTATgagaaaatgataatattccaaaATGAGTGGCCTAATATTTTCCGGAAATAATCTGAAAAACCTCCCAGGATTCTTTGAATCTACCAAGCTATAGAAAATAGATCAGTTTAGAATTCCATCGATTGTGGTAACATTGGAACTTTCGCCCGAACACCTAAAAGTTTTACGGCGGTGGTTTATCTCCCCTCAGTAATGCGGGACATTCCTTAGAATTTCATAGCTTCTCTAGTTGGTTTCGCACAAAATATGGAAGTTATTGttcgtcaattaaaaaatttaattcaccaTCTGTGGTaggttatacaaaaatatagatttataggagggttgtcttttatatttcgggactgGGCGGTGGTTTATCTTCCCTCAGTAATGCGGGACATTCCTTAGAATTTCATAGCTTCTCTAGTTGGTTTCGCACACAATATGGAAGTTATTGatcgtcaattaaaaaaattaattcaccaTCTGTGGtggttatacaaaaatatagatttataggagggttgtcttttatatttcgggactgGGCAACCCTAGTATTGCAATTTGtcaactgacagctctatcgtaaagcttaAAATTATTGAGGTTATACGTAATCAGAAcgtttttctatttctatttacaGCACCTTAAAAGATTCATTTCGTCCAAACAATCGTGGAATTTAATGGTGAACATTTCTATGCGtttagtttttataaatttcggcgtggattaactcaacaacagtgcatcgatgatCTTGATTCAATTTTTGGTGATGAAGCTCCATCAAGAACGAGTGTTTATTGATGGTATGGTCAATTCAACCGAGGTCATAGTTCATTCCATGACGAATTTCATGAAGGTCGTTCAAAACCAGTTGTTGTTCTGGAAATCTATCATGATGTGCGCCAACTGATATCATGTGAGATCGTCATGTAACCTATCCTGAGTTTAGGACAACCTTAGGGATTAGTGGGACCAAAAACGCGTATGAgcccgaaagtaaacagcagtcgGCTGTATGGGTATTTCATgatgagccaaatccaacaaaagttgcttgcgcattAAGCACTTCCAAGCGAATTATAGCCTATTTTTGTTCGGAAAAACTGGACATGTCACAATCGTACCACTAGAACAAAGTAAAACAGTCCAGTCTGGTGGTACACAATCTTTTGATTGCCAGTTGTCTttcaagaaatcaggaaaactaACCGCTAAGTCGGATTACTCTTCACCACGCCAATGCAAGCTCTCACACATCGGCTTAAATAACTGAATTTTTGAGCattcaaaacatcgatttgaaaGGTCATCCGCCGTATAGTCTTAACTTGACACTGACTTCTTTTCATTCACgtacgtaaaaaaataaaaagatagATCAACatttttcgacacctgaagaagcggtgGATGCGTTTAAAGTGCATGttttgcacccagaaaaaagtgaccccttctttaagttaaaatgaactcattgtgaagaaagttgaacttcgtatagcgccaaagccatttttatttgtttgaacgatgtgattttcgtagaaattaggaataatgtattccatatattagttaacattttcctatatttatgtaccactatactacagaatgaaaaaatttaactaatttgaattcatatatggaatgattttattgaatttttttcattcatttggacaaatcttacacatttgtggtaaaacttttacttcataattagaactgcttaccttcgtttttaaatacaattttatttatttctataagcaactttatcttcaataaaagacatgttttattaatatattgaatatatttattaagaatcaacagcatcgaatctctttgaaatattagtttattattccactatttccaatttccgtgtgatattatcaactgtaaaacgcactttttcttcttcttgtacttttcacttttaataagttgctgcctaacgattttgtcctccttttacaatttcaatacctacaaatataaaaaatcataaaacatttttgttgcaaaaggttagcgtcactgaatattacctgataattgaagattccaaaatgaagacaaatgaaagggttgttattctgctggtgttttctttctttatacactatcacgaacattgatagatttatttaaaaaaacgaaaatttttctcactaatttaaaataacaaatattttatatattttatttgttatttattatattattttaccatattattttttaacgacgcgattccaactaaaaaacaaccgacgcgcaaatatatcgattacacccacgcgcaaacacatcgattacgacgccaggtatcgattacaggtagacaatagaaatttaggaaaatttcctatattctaacaagtgtgtttccttaagttttgaaaggattgcatacttcttagtacgaacgaactaaaatatttttctatgccaagtgttgttcgtatgtatgaaaaactttctattataaaggaagtcgcaattatcattttataagaaattttactaattttgaggaaacttggttttagttcggtttttgtttatttttacgaatgctttgttatcggtgaataaaattttctttttcagtagtaaattcttatacccagcgaagaaaatagtatgagtaaaattccatgccttactctagttaatgaactgttcctaactgcttacagtttaggatttttttactgaaacgagtaaattttattatttttcacaaaaatttaccttaatggaaataaaatggataaactatattgatgaaaatgttttcctttagtttcaaaggcacttttttctgggtgtggagaTACTTCAAAATGGAAATTAATTCAAACACATGCCAAAGGGTATTGAttttaataaagctattttGATGATTGATTTTGTTCTCTAATactgaaatataaaaggcaaccctcgtatacTTCATAACCATTTCACATGGAAAGAAGCCCACCTACCACAAAAAGTGCTATTGTTTCACTACGAGTCaaaggcaaaaattttatagttttcttttaattggtaaaaattaaaaaaaaatagtcgttatttgctaaatattttatatgaatttaaatttacGTATAGTATTCGTACAGTTGGGAGATCTAAACATTTTCtacttgttattgtttttaactcattgaaaaatctaattgatattttctattcaaatctaTTTCTATTCCAAATCCTTATCAAACGAATTGTTTGCTTTTGCTAAACTGATATTGCAAAGAAATCGAAGAGCACAATGtgtttataaacaaaacattttccattTAATAGAGTAATTAAACAATAACAAATGTACAGAAAAACTTTCGCTATCATTGCAAAAATCATGTACAATGAAATGAGTAAAAAAGAGAATTCTAAACAGTTATTAGctgataaacaaaaaatatgttctCTGGCTTTTCACTCTTAAATGTATTGTGTGTTTTTAGTACGTACTCTTTGAATTGCAATTACTACTCTCTACAATGGAGAGTAATTGCAACTCGATTTCAAGTACACTACCTATGTCTCATACATTATAGTGTGTTTATTACTCTTATTATCTCGGAGATGCATACCTACTCTTATGTACtaatatatgtttttgtttgtcTAGTTTCGCATATTCTCGTACATATATACTCACTCATCACGAAGCATCGTAATGTATGTCAGTGTGCAATTCTAGAAATAGTTTCGAACACAAATTTACAGcaccaacaaaacaaaatcaagtgcaacactgaaaaaaaagcatactcggttccaaagattttgtttttattttaaaaaatttggtattgattccgagccaaagaagcggagaatacaaataagtatacttttaagacacaattctcttttaaatttaggttttgtgtacttgcttctaggaagcaaattttaatttttcgctttctcagcttttttcttcatatgctatcaaagtcctttaaaaacgaattaattaggactcgacttccagtagaaattatgctatgtttgaagtaaaaaacttctttaaaataaagttttgaaaaacatgtcctatatttgaacgattttttgctttgtagtcatgatgcaaaaagacaacaaatttaaatacaatttcattaaatttaaagaatttttctgaattattaaa encodes:
- the Glyp gene encoding glycogen phosphorylase; this translates as MSKPQSDADKRKQISVRGIAEVGNVTEVKKNFNRHLHYTLVKDRNVATLRDYYFALANTVKDNMVSRWIRTQQNYYEKDPKRVYYLSLEYYMGRSLTNTMINLGIQSECEEAMYQLGLDIECLEEMEEDAGLGNGGLGRLAACFLDSMATLGLAAYGYGIRYEYGIFAQKIKNGEQVEEPDDWLRFGNPWEKARPEFMLPVRFYGRVIDTPEGKKWVDTQTVYAMPYDNPIPGYGNNYVNTLRLWSAKSPIDFNLKFFNDGDYIQAVLDRNLAENISRVLYPNDNFFEGKELRLKQEYFMVAATLQDIVRRYKASKFGSREAVRTHFDHFPEKVAIQLNDTHPSLAIPELMRILIDEEHLDWDKAWEITTRTCAYTNHTVLPEALERWPVSMLDSILPRHLQIIYHINFLHLENIKKRYPGDLERMRRMSLVEEDGEKRINMAHLSIVGSHAVNGVAAIHSQILKDDLFHLFYEMDPHKFQNKTNGITPRRWLLMCNPGLSDLISEKIGTEWPVHLEQLVALKKWAKDPNFQREVARVKQENKLKLAQILEKDYGVKVNPASMFDIQVKRIHEYKRQLLNCLHIITLYNRIKKDPTAQFAPRTIMIGGKAAPGYYVAKQIIKLICAVGNVVNNDPIVGDKLKVIFLENYRVTLAEKIMPAADLSEQISTAGTEASGTGNMKFMLNGALTVGTLDGANVEMAEEMGNENIFIFGMTVTEVEALKQKGYNAYDYYNTNPEIKQCVDQISGGFFSPGNPNEFKNIADILLKYDHYYLLADYEAYIKAQDAVSKTYQNQSKWLEMSINNIASSGKFSSDRTIAEYAREIWGMEPTWEKLPAPEDAPAN